One genomic window of Quercus lobata isolate SW786 chromosome 9, ValleyOak3.0 Primary Assembly, whole genome shotgun sequence includes the following:
- the LOC115959637 gene encoding probable inactive histone-lysine N-methyltransferase SUVR2 isoform X2, with amino-acid sequence MAPNPKVAAAFRAMKDIGVKEDKVKPVLKKLLKLYDKNWQLIEEENYRVLADAVFEEDENEAVEKRKICNNADEDDLEEETQVHDEPERPLKRLRLRSQSQVSPPVNASNHSAGTSSFKRPKVEEDELPKTCLQQQPQPISPHQPISPRQPISPHHQPISPRQPISPHHQPISPQRGIINKGKQPLIPQVASLGKRPMSERASHAVRIKEPTVEPGIVLLPKQKAPDIHALITPKDEPFTDDTYNNDVSRYEVPIAVIHPDPSSKLGASVGNDTVEKQGCPEIPASQCLNEGNSSVPGKLGSSVDGILASSSERETNCKLSTVPEESPANLEIGSSPTGEEGSLNIIPTLDVLKKSSVRDSLGIGGNEQSLCTPSCTPNGSANVQCSAAVSPPRVPSSLNGPGSDIQASKKMNVNGGAESESEKESENNQLTNSCSLVVVPQFQITPSDVRSIYDANDLTKGEERVNISWVNEINNDCLPAFMYIPQNLVFENAHVNFTLSHIRDEDCCMACLGDCLSLSTPCPCANETGGQFAYTKDGLLREEFLEECISMTRDPQRQQHLYCRECPIRRLRNDDCLEPCKGHLRRKFINECWSKCGCSRNCGNRVVQRGITCKLQVFCTSEGKGWGLRTLEDLPKGAFVCEYVGEILTNTELFERNTESKKSGKHTYSVLLDADWGSGVLKNEEALCLDATYFGNVARFINHRCWDANLIEIPVKVETPDLTYYHLAFFTTRMVAALEELTWDYSIYLDDDGQPVKAFQCLCGSKHCINMKRSIRTRSASIAR; translated from the exons ATGGCTCCAAATCCAAAAGTTGCAGCGGCCTTTCGTGCTATGAAGGATATTGGAGTTAAAGAAGATAAAGTTAAACCAGTAttaaaaaaacttctaaaattgTATGATAAAAACTGGCAActtattgaagaagaaaattatagAGTTCTTGCAGATGCTGTATTTGAAGAGGATGAAAATGAG GCTGTGGAGAAGAGGAAGATATGTAACAATGCTGAT GAGGATGATTTGGAGGAAGAAACTCAGGTGCATGATGAACCTGAACGTCCTCTAAAGAGGTTGCGCTTAAGAAGCCAAAGTCAGGTTTCACCTCCAGTGAATGCCAGCAACCATAGTGCGGGTACAAGTTCGTTTAAAAGGCCTAAAGTGGAGGAGGATGAACTACCCAAAACTTGTTTGCAGCAGCAGCCTCAACCAATCTCACCCCATCAACCAATCTCTCCCCGTCAACCAATCTCACCTCATCATCAACCAATCTCACCCCGTCAACCAATCTCACCTCATCATCAACCAATCTCACCCCAACGTGGTATTATTAACAAGGGCAAGCAACCTCTCATACCTCAAGTTGCTTCTCTAGGGAAAAGACCTATGTCTGAGAGAGCATCTCATGCTGTGCGCATTAAAGAGCCAACTGTTGAGCCAGGCATTGTTCTTTTGCCCAAGCAGAAGGCTCCTGATATTCATGCATTGATAACGCCAAAAGATGAGCCCTTTACTGATGATACATATAATAATGATGTGTCACGCTATGAGGTTCCTATTGCAGTGATCCATCCAG ATCCCTCGAGCAAGTTAGGTGCTTCAGTTGGGAATGATACAGTTGAAAAACAAGGTTGTCCAGAAATTCCAGCATCCCAATGCTTAAATGAAGGAAATTCTAGCGTCCCAGGTAAGTTGGGTTCTTCAGTTGATGGTATTCTAGCTTCATCCAGTGAGAGGGAAACCAACTGCAAGCTTTCAACTGTCCCGGAGGAATCTCCTGCTAATTTGGAGATTGGCTCCTCGCCCACAGGAGAG GAAGGATCACTAAATATAATTCCGACCCTGGATGTATTGAAGAAATCTTCTGTGCGGGATTCTTTGGGGATTGGAGGCAATGAACAAAGTTTGTGCACTCCATCCTGTACTCCAAATGGATCAGCCAATGTTCAATGCTCTGCTGCAGTGTCTCCCCCAAGAGTTCCATCATCTTTGAATGGACCTGGTAGCGACATACAAGCCAGTAAGAAGATGAATGTGAATGGTGGTGCTGAAAGTGAAAGTGAAAAGGAATCTGAAAACAATCAATTAACAAATTCGTGTAGTTTGGTGGTTGTCCCACAATTTCAAATAACTCCTAGTGATGTCAGGTCTATATATGATGCTAATGACCTAACAAAAGGAGAAGAAAGGGTCAACATTTCATGGGTCAATGAAATCAACAATGACTGTCTACCAGCCTTTATGTATATACCTCAAAACCTTGTTTTTGAGAATGCTCATGTCAacttcacactctctcatatCAGAGATGAGGATTGTTGTATGGCTTGTTTGGGTGATTGCCTTTCCTTATCCACACCTTGTCCCTGTGCAAATGAAACTGGAGGCCAGTTTGCATACACAAAAGACGGCCTTCTTAGGGAAGAATTCTTGGAAGAGTGCATCTCCATGACTCGTGACCCGCAAAGACAACAGCACTTGTATTGTAGAGAATGCCCAATTCGAAGACTGAGGAATGATGACTGTTTAGAACCATGCAAAGGTCACTTAAGGAGGAAATTTATCAATGAATGCTGGAGCAAATGCGGCTGCAGTAGAAACTGTGGAAATCGAGTGGTTCAGCGTGGCATTACATGCAAGTTGCAG GTGTTTTGCACTTCTGAAGGTAAAGGGTGGGGTCTCCGAACGCTAGAGGACCTTCCAAAAGGTGCATTTGTGTGTGAGTATGTCGGAGAAATACTAACCAACACTGAGTTGTTTGAGAGGAACACAGAGAGTAAGAAAAGTGGGAAACATACCTACTCGGTGCTATTAGATGCAGACTGGGGTTCAGGGGTTCTAAAGAATGAAGAAGCTCTCTGTTTGGATGCAACATATTTTGGCAATGTTGCTAGATTCATTAACCATAG GTGTTGGGATGCAAACTTGATTGAGATCCCTGTTAAAGTGGAGACCCCGGATCTTACCTACTACCAT CTTGCTTTCTTCACAACAAGAATGGTTGCTGCGTTGGAAGAGCTCACTTGG GATTATAGCATTTACCTTGACGACGATGGTCAACCTGTCAAGGCATTCCAATGCCTATGTGGTAGCAAGCACTGCATTAACATGAAGCGTTCAATTA GAACTAGATCTGCATCAATTGCAAGATAA
- the LOC115959637 gene encoding probable inactive histone-lysine N-methyltransferase SUVR2 isoform X1, whose translation MAPNPKVAAAFRAMKDIGVKEDKVKPVLKKLLKLYDKNWQLIEEENYRVLADAVFEEDENEAVEKRKICNNADEDDLEEETQVHDEPERPLKRLRLRSQSQVSPPVNASNHSAGTSSFKRPKVEEDELPKTCLQQQPQPISPHQPISPRQPISPHHQPISPRQPISPHHQPISPQRGIINKGKQPLIPQVASLGKRPMSERASHAVRIKEPTVEPGIVLLPKQKAPDIHALITPKDEPFTDDTYNNDVSRYEVPIAVIHPDPSSKLGASVGNDTVEKQGCPEIPASQCLNEGNSSVPGKLGSSVDGILASSSERETNCKLSTVPEESPANLEIGSSPTGEVKISLSCNSTLGRPDFHLPSRDEVIKLMEDKCLRTYKIIDPNFSVVNLLNDMCACFLQLATDSTDESQEGSLNIIPTLDVLKKSSVRDSLGIGGNEQSLCTPSCTPNGSANVQCSAAVSPPRVPSSLNGPGSDIQASKKMNVNGGAESESEKESENNQLTNSCSLVVVPQFQITPSDVRSIYDANDLTKGEERVNISWVNEINNDCLPAFMYIPQNLVFENAHVNFTLSHIRDEDCCMACLGDCLSLSTPCPCANETGGQFAYTKDGLLREEFLEECISMTRDPQRQQHLYCRECPIRRLRNDDCLEPCKGHLRRKFINECWSKCGCSRNCGNRVVQRGITCKLQVFCTSEGKGWGLRTLEDLPKGAFVCEYVGEILTNTELFERNTESKKSGKHTYSVLLDADWGSGVLKNEEALCLDATYFGNVARFINHRCWDANLIEIPVKVETPDLTYYHLAFFTTRMVAALEELTWDYSIYLDDDGQPVKAFQCLCGSKHCINMKRSIRTRSASIAR comes from the exons ATGGCTCCAAATCCAAAAGTTGCAGCGGCCTTTCGTGCTATGAAGGATATTGGAGTTAAAGAAGATAAAGTTAAACCAGTAttaaaaaaacttctaaaattgTATGATAAAAACTGGCAActtattgaagaagaaaattatagAGTTCTTGCAGATGCTGTATTTGAAGAGGATGAAAATGAG GCTGTGGAGAAGAGGAAGATATGTAACAATGCTGAT GAGGATGATTTGGAGGAAGAAACTCAGGTGCATGATGAACCTGAACGTCCTCTAAAGAGGTTGCGCTTAAGAAGCCAAAGTCAGGTTTCACCTCCAGTGAATGCCAGCAACCATAGTGCGGGTACAAGTTCGTTTAAAAGGCCTAAAGTGGAGGAGGATGAACTACCCAAAACTTGTTTGCAGCAGCAGCCTCAACCAATCTCACCCCATCAACCAATCTCTCCCCGTCAACCAATCTCACCTCATCATCAACCAATCTCACCCCGTCAACCAATCTCACCTCATCATCAACCAATCTCACCCCAACGTGGTATTATTAACAAGGGCAAGCAACCTCTCATACCTCAAGTTGCTTCTCTAGGGAAAAGACCTATGTCTGAGAGAGCATCTCATGCTGTGCGCATTAAAGAGCCAACTGTTGAGCCAGGCATTGTTCTTTTGCCCAAGCAGAAGGCTCCTGATATTCATGCATTGATAACGCCAAAAGATGAGCCCTTTACTGATGATACATATAATAATGATGTGTCACGCTATGAGGTTCCTATTGCAGTGATCCATCCAG ATCCCTCGAGCAAGTTAGGTGCTTCAGTTGGGAATGATACAGTTGAAAAACAAGGTTGTCCAGAAATTCCAGCATCCCAATGCTTAAATGAAGGAAATTCTAGCGTCCCAGGTAAGTTGGGTTCTTCAGTTGATGGTATTCTAGCTTCATCCAGTGAGAGGGAAACCAACTGCAAGCTTTCAACTGTCCCGGAGGAATCTCCTGCTAATTTGGAGATTGGCTCCTCGCCCACAGGAGAGGTAAAAATTTCTCTGAGCTGCAACTCCACTCTTGGAAGGCCAGATTTCCATTTGCCTAGTCGAGATGAGGTTATAAAACTGATGGAGGATAAATGTTTGCGGACATATAAAATCATTGACCCAAATTTTTCTGTCGTGAATCTGTTGAACGATATGTGTGCGTGCTTCTTGCAATTGGCAACTGATTCCACTGATGAATCGCAGGAAGGATCACTAAATATAATTCCGACCCTGGATGTATTGAAGAAATCTTCTGTGCGGGATTCTTTGGGGATTGGAGGCAATGAACAAAGTTTGTGCACTCCATCCTGTACTCCAAATGGATCAGCCAATGTTCAATGCTCTGCTGCAGTGTCTCCCCCAAGAGTTCCATCATCTTTGAATGGACCTGGTAGCGACATACAAGCCAGTAAGAAGATGAATGTGAATGGTGGTGCTGAAAGTGAAAGTGAAAAGGAATCTGAAAACAATCAATTAACAAATTCGTGTAGTTTGGTGGTTGTCCCACAATTTCAAATAACTCCTAGTGATGTCAGGTCTATATATGATGCTAATGACCTAACAAAAGGAGAAGAAAGGGTCAACATTTCATGGGTCAATGAAATCAACAATGACTGTCTACCAGCCTTTATGTATATACCTCAAAACCTTGTTTTTGAGAATGCTCATGTCAacttcacactctctcatatCAGAGATGAGGATTGTTGTATGGCTTGTTTGGGTGATTGCCTTTCCTTATCCACACCTTGTCCCTGTGCAAATGAAACTGGAGGCCAGTTTGCATACACAAAAGACGGCCTTCTTAGGGAAGAATTCTTGGAAGAGTGCATCTCCATGACTCGTGACCCGCAAAGACAACAGCACTTGTATTGTAGAGAATGCCCAATTCGAAGACTGAGGAATGATGACTGTTTAGAACCATGCAAAGGTCACTTAAGGAGGAAATTTATCAATGAATGCTGGAGCAAATGCGGCTGCAGTAGAAACTGTGGAAATCGAGTGGTTCAGCGTGGCATTACATGCAAGTTGCAG GTGTTTTGCACTTCTGAAGGTAAAGGGTGGGGTCTCCGAACGCTAGAGGACCTTCCAAAAGGTGCATTTGTGTGTGAGTATGTCGGAGAAATACTAACCAACACTGAGTTGTTTGAGAGGAACACAGAGAGTAAGAAAAGTGGGAAACATACCTACTCGGTGCTATTAGATGCAGACTGGGGTTCAGGGGTTCTAAAGAATGAAGAAGCTCTCTGTTTGGATGCAACATATTTTGGCAATGTTGCTAGATTCATTAACCATAG GTGTTGGGATGCAAACTTGATTGAGATCCCTGTTAAAGTGGAGACCCCGGATCTTACCTACTACCAT CTTGCTTTCTTCACAACAAGAATGGTTGCTGCGTTGGAAGAGCTCACTTGG GATTATAGCATTTACCTTGACGACGATGGTCAACCTGTCAAGGCATTCCAATGCCTATGTGGTAGCAAGCACTGCATTAACATGAAGCGTTCAATTA GAACTAGATCTGCATCAATTGCAAGATAA
- the LOC115959637 gene encoding probable inactive histone-lysine N-methyltransferase SUVR2 isoform X3, with the protein MAPNPKVAAAFRAMKDIGVKEDKVKPVLKKLLKLYDKNWQLIEEENYRVLADAVFEEDENEAVEKRKICNNADEDDLEEETQVHDEPERPLKRLRLRSQSQVSPPVNASNHSAGTSSFKRPKVEEDELPKTCLQQQPQPISPHQPISPRQPISPHHQPISPRQPISPHHQPISPQRGIINKGKQPLIPQVASLGKRPMSERASHAVRIKEPTVEPGIVLLPKQKAPDIHALITPKDEPFTDDTYNNDVSRYEVPIAVIHPDPSSKLGASVGNDTVEKQGCPEIPASQCLNEGNSSVPGKLGSSVDGILASSSERETNCKLSTVPEESPANLEIGSSPTGEVKISLSCNSTLGRPDFHLPSRDEVIKLMEDKCLRTYKIIDPNFSVVNLLNDMCACFLQLATDSTDESQEGSLNIIPTLDVLKKSSVRDSLGIGGNEQSLCTPSCTPNGSANVQCSAAVSPPRVPSSLNGPGSDIQASKKMNVNGGAESESEKESENNQLTNSCSLVVVPQFQITPSDVRSIYDANDLTKGEERVNISWVNEINNDCLPAFMYIPQNLVFENAHVNFTLSHIRDEDCCMACLGDCLSLSTPCPCANETGGQFAYTKDGLLREEFLEECISMTRDPQRQQHLYCRECPIRRLRNDDCLEPCKGHLRRKFINECWSKCGCSRNCGNRVVQRGITCKLQVFCTSEGKGWGLRTLEDLPKGAFVCEYVGEILTNTELFERNTESKKSGKHTYSVLLDADWGSGVLKNEEALCLDATYFGNVARFINHRYYGMA; encoded by the exons ATGGCTCCAAATCCAAAAGTTGCAGCGGCCTTTCGTGCTATGAAGGATATTGGAGTTAAAGAAGATAAAGTTAAACCAGTAttaaaaaaacttctaaaattgTATGATAAAAACTGGCAActtattgaagaagaaaattatagAGTTCTTGCAGATGCTGTATTTGAAGAGGATGAAAATGAG GCTGTGGAGAAGAGGAAGATATGTAACAATGCTGAT GAGGATGATTTGGAGGAAGAAACTCAGGTGCATGATGAACCTGAACGTCCTCTAAAGAGGTTGCGCTTAAGAAGCCAAAGTCAGGTTTCACCTCCAGTGAATGCCAGCAACCATAGTGCGGGTACAAGTTCGTTTAAAAGGCCTAAAGTGGAGGAGGATGAACTACCCAAAACTTGTTTGCAGCAGCAGCCTCAACCAATCTCACCCCATCAACCAATCTCTCCCCGTCAACCAATCTCACCTCATCATCAACCAATCTCACCCCGTCAACCAATCTCACCTCATCATCAACCAATCTCACCCCAACGTGGTATTATTAACAAGGGCAAGCAACCTCTCATACCTCAAGTTGCTTCTCTAGGGAAAAGACCTATGTCTGAGAGAGCATCTCATGCTGTGCGCATTAAAGAGCCAACTGTTGAGCCAGGCATTGTTCTTTTGCCCAAGCAGAAGGCTCCTGATATTCATGCATTGATAACGCCAAAAGATGAGCCCTTTACTGATGATACATATAATAATGATGTGTCACGCTATGAGGTTCCTATTGCAGTGATCCATCCAG ATCCCTCGAGCAAGTTAGGTGCTTCAGTTGGGAATGATACAGTTGAAAAACAAGGTTGTCCAGAAATTCCAGCATCCCAATGCTTAAATGAAGGAAATTCTAGCGTCCCAGGTAAGTTGGGTTCTTCAGTTGATGGTATTCTAGCTTCATCCAGTGAGAGGGAAACCAACTGCAAGCTTTCAACTGTCCCGGAGGAATCTCCTGCTAATTTGGAGATTGGCTCCTCGCCCACAGGAGAGGTAAAAATTTCTCTGAGCTGCAACTCCACTCTTGGAAGGCCAGATTTCCATTTGCCTAGTCGAGATGAGGTTATAAAACTGATGGAGGATAAATGTTTGCGGACATATAAAATCATTGACCCAAATTTTTCTGTCGTGAATCTGTTGAACGATATGTGTGCGTGCTTCTTGCAATTGGCAACTGATTCCACTGATGAATCGCAGGAAGGATCACTAAATATAATTCCGACCCTGGATGTATTGAAGAAATCTTCTGTGCGGGATTCTTTGGGGATTGGAGGCAATGAACAAAGTTTGTGCACTCCATCCTGTACTCCAAATGGATCAGCCAATGTTCAATGCTCTGCTGCAGTGTCTCCCCCAAGAGTTCCATCATCTTTGAATGGACCTGGTAGCGACATACAAGCCAGTAAGAAGATGAATGTGAATGGTGGTGCTGAAAGTGAAAGTGAAAAGGAATCTGAAAACAATCAATTAACAAATTCGTGTAGTTTGGTGGTTGTCCCACAATTTCAAATAACTCCTAGTGATGTCAGGTCTATATATGATGCTAATGACCTAACAAAAGGAGAAGAAAGGGTCAACATTTCATGGGTCAATGAAATCAACAATGACTGTCTACCAGCCTTTATGTATATACCTCAAAACCTTGTTTTTGAGAATGCTCATGTCAacttcacactctctcatatCAGAGATGAGGATTGTTGTATGGCTTGTTTGGGTGATTGCCTTTCCTTATCCACACCTTGTCCCTGTGCAAATGAAACTGGAGGCCAGTTTGCATACACAAAAGACGGCCTTCTTAGGGAAGAATTCTTGGAAGAGTGCATCTCCATGACTCGTGACCCGCAAAGACAACAGCACTTGTATTGTAGAGAATGCCCAATTCGAAGACTGAGGAATGATGACTGTTTAGAACCATGCAAAGGTCACTTAAGGAGGAAATTTATCAATGAATGCTGGAGCAAATGCGGCTGCAGTAGAAACTGTGGAAATCGAGTGGTTCAGCGTGGCATTACATGCAAGTTGCAG GTGTTTTGCACTTCTGAAGGTAAAGGGTGGGGTCTCCGAACGCTAGAGGACCTTCCAAAAGGTGCATTTGTGTGTGAGTATGTCGGAGAAATACTAACCAACACTGAGTTGTTTGAGAGGAACACAGAGAGTAAGAAAAGTGGGAAACATACCTACTCGGTGCTATTAGATGCAGACTGGGGTTCAGGGGTTCTAAAGAATGAAGAAGCTCTCTGTTTGGATGCAACATATTTTGGCAATGTTGCTAGATTCATTAACCATAG ATATTATGGTATGGCATAA